A genomic window from Phoenix dactylifera cultivar Barhee BC4 unplaced genomic scaffold, palm_55x_up_171113_PBpolish2nd_filt_p 000007F, whole genome shotgun sequence includes:
- the LOC120104545 gene encoding uncharacterized protein LOC120104545 produces the protein MGIFLLTRKSKSKWEKKQQQQQQQGSAAASDQPPANPPPKEGEWPCDSPSEKDVAPVTWADLALTPAATQTRPPSSAEEQAKAAADRAQQRGLKACKDFFAKKDGSDDGEEEEDSMDEDEEVGEGDFKFFLGLFESVGELREYYEKNREKGDFSCLVCGAIGVKKWKRFGDCVGLIQHSNSISKTKRKKWKRFGEAHRAFARAVCRVLRRRTIQKRQRRRWRGS, from the exons ATGGGG ATATTCTTGTTGACAAG gaAGTCGAAGTCGAAGTGGGagaagaagcagcagcagcagcagcaacagggCTCCGCTGCTGCCTCCGACCAGCCCCCGGCCAACCCGCCGCCCAAAGAGGGCGAATGGCCGTGCGATTCCCCGTCAGAAAAGGATGTTGCCCCGGTGACCTGGGCCGATCTTGCCCTGACGCCGGCGGCCACCCAGACACGTCCTCCATCCTCCGCCGAGGAGCAGGCGAAGGCCGCGGCGGATCGGGCGCAGCAGAGGGGCCTGAAGGCCTGCAAGGACTTCTTCGCCAAGAAGGACGGCTCCGACGacggggaagaggaggaggactcCATGGATGAGGACGAGGAGGTCGGGGAGGGAGATTTCAAGTTCTTCTTGGGGCTTTTCGAGAGCGTTGGGGAGTTGCGGGAGTATTATGAGAAGAACcgggagaagggagacttcagCTGCTTGGTTTGTGGGGCGATCGGGGTGAAGAAATGGAAGAGGTTCGGGGACTGCGTTGGGCTCATCCAGCACTCAAACTCGATCTCGAAGACGAAGAGGAAGAAATGGAAGAGGTTCGGGGAAGCGCACCGGGCATTTGCGAGGGCTGTGTGCAGAGTGCTTCGGCGGCGGACAATCCAGAAGCGGCAGAGGCGGAGATGGCGGGGATCATGA